DNA sequence from the Streptomyces canus genome:
CCACGTGGTGATCGCCACCGACAACGGCCTGCGGCTGCGCCCGGCCGACGGCCGCGGCGTCACCGTCGACGACCGCGTCGACGAGCACTGGTCCCACCGCGGGAAGGTGTGGACGCTCGACCTGTCGTGCGCCGACCGGACCACGGGCGACGAGGGCTGCCCCAGGATGCCGTACGTGGAAGTCCCCGACGGTGTGAGGGTCACGGCCACCGCCCGCAACGCCGGCGTCGACGTGGCGGGCGTCGCCGCCGCGCTGGACATCACGACCGTCAACGGCGATGTGACGGTGACCCGTTCCGGACGCGCCGACGCCGACCTGCGGCTGTCCACCCGCAACGGCTCGGTGCGCGCGACGAGCGTGGCAGCGGAGCGGGTGCACGCGGCAACCACGAACGGCGACGTGGTGGTGGGATGTGCCGCGGTCCCGTCGGGCGTCAGCGCCGCGACCGTCAACGGCTCGGTCGACGTCACCGTGCCCCACGACAGCCCGGCCTACCGGGTCACCGCCTCCACCGACAACGGCCGCGCCGCGGTGGCCGTCCCAGTACAACGCGCCGACCGCAACCACACCATGACGCTGACCACGGTCAACGGCGACGTCGACGCCCGCCGGGACTGATCCGGGCCGGAGAGCAGCGTCCGTGCGGTGACGACCGGCGGTCTCGGTCTCCCGTCCTGGAAGCCCGACGTGTGCCGAGAGAAGAGCTGAACGGGAGGCGGGTTTGGGCCGGGGCGGCCCGGGCAGACGGGCGGCAGGTGCTTGGGATCACAGGCCCACCGCGGAAGCGGCCGAATGCGGCTCTCCTTGGTGTGTCCGCCGAGGCCTCTCCCGCGACAGTCCGAGTGACGCGGCGGATGGGACCGCCCTCACTCCCCCCTGCGCAGATGGAGGAGCGAATCATGCTCATGGCCCACCCCGCCCTTCTGACCGACCTGCTCGAGCGCTACGAGGCGCTGCGTGTTCTGCACGCGGAGGAGGGCAGCGTCGGGGCCCGTCAGCGCCTCGAGGATGTGTCCTACACCCTGTGCATCGCCACCGGCACCCGTGACATCGACTCCGCCCTGGCAGCTGCCCGCCGTCAGCTGTCCGGCGCCCGCCCCGACGACGACGCGCTGATGGCGGACGCGTGACGTGAGTGGCGCGAGCCGACCGGATACTCGGGTGATCCGCCGAACACCGGTCGGCGGCTGCCCGCCGTACCGAGGGCTGTCATCTGCCGAGAACCCAAGGAGCCACAGATCATGACGGACGTGTCCGGTACCGGTCCCGCTCCGGCGGACGACCGCAAGGTGCTCACCAACCGCCAGGGCCACCCGGTCCACGACAACCAGAACCAGCGCACCGTCGGCGCCCGCGGGCCCGCCACGCTGGAGAACTACGTCGTGACCCGCTGATCCACAGTGAACGGGGGCGGCACCGATACCGACAACATGAGATCGTTGGGCCACCGATCCGTGAGAGGCGACCCGGACGATGAACGAGGTGGAGCCGGACGGCTCCGGTACCGCGGCGCGGACGCTGGCCAGGCTGGCTCTGCTCTGCCTGGCGGGCGTGGTGGCGGCGGTCGTGGCCGCGGGCCAGTGGCTGCTCCTGCTGCTGGGTCTGGTGGGGCTCTGCCTGGCCGGCGCGGGCATCTGGTGGGCTGTGGCACATCGGGGTGTGGCGCGGCTGTGCGGCGCCCTGCTGGCCGTCGCCGCGCCCGTCGCCGTCCTGGTCCTGTACGCGGTGTCCGGCCTGTGGCCGTTCGCGGCGGCGGCGCTGGGCCTGTGGACGGCGGCACTGGCCTGCGCGAGAAGCGCGCTGCGCCGACTGCGGACACCCCGTGGCATGCACTCGCATCCGGTCCGGCCGCCCCGCAGACCGGTGCTGATCATGAACCCGCTGTCGGGCGGCGGGAAGGTCGCCGAGCACGGCCTTGTGGAGCGGGCTGAGGCGTTGGGTGCCCGAGTGATCCTGCTCGACGTGGACAACGACCCCGATCCGGCGGCTCTGGCTCGCCAGGCCGTCGCGGAGGGCGCGGATCTGCTCGGCGTGGCCGGTGGTGACGGCACCCAGGCCCTGGTGGCGGCGGTGGCCGCCGAACACGATGTGCCGTTCGTGGTCCTCGCCGCCGGAACCCGCAACCACTTCGCGATGGACCTGGGCCTGGACCGCGACGATCCGGCAAGCGGGCTCAAGGCTCTCTCGCACGGTGTGGAGATCCGTGTCGATCTGGGCGACGTGGCGGGTCGGCCCTTCGTGAACACGGTCTCGTTCGGGACGTACGCGGAGATCGTGCAGAGGCCCGAATACCGCGAGGCCAAGGCGTCCACCACTCTCGACGTGCTGCCGGACCTGCTGGCCGGCGAGGCCGGAGCACAGCTGACCGCCACGGCGGACGACCAGCGCCTCGAAGCCCCGCACGCGCTGCTGGTGAGCAACAACCCCTACGTGCAGGCCGGCCCGATGGGCGTCGGACGACGATCCCACCTGGACGGAGGCCGACTCGGCGTGATCAGCCTGCGGATCGAGGGCGCCGCACAGGCCGCCGAAGTCGCGCTGCGGGGCGAACGCGCCAGCGGGATCACCTCCTCGACCTCGCGCCGGGTGGTCGTCGAGGCCGACGCGGAGACCATCCCGGTGGCCGTGGACGGCGAAGCGCTGCTGCTGCCCCAGCCGGTCGTGTGCACCGTACGCCCCAAGGCCCTGCGGGTTCGGGTACCGAGAAACCGTCCCGGCGCGCCGTACACTGCCCCGTCCGTCGACTGGCGCCGTGTCGTCCGACTGGCCCTCAAACGGACTCCCTTCCCGGCCGTCAAGAACCAGGAGCAGAGCGATGCTTGACCGACCGCAGCGCCAACAGCGAACCTCCCGCGAGCTGTTGCGGGATCTCGCCGCCCTCGACCAGGCGCTGTACGAGGCCGTGACGGTCACCAGGACACCGGCCCTGGACTACGCCCTGCGGCGGCTGTCGGCCGCGGCGGACCACTCCAAGATCTCGTTCACGATCGCCGGACTGCTCGCCCTGTGCCCCGGACGGCCCCGGCGCGCCGCCGCCCTCGGGGTCGCGGCCATCGGTGTCGCCTCGGCGAGCGCGAACATGCTCGGCAAGCGCCTGGTCCGGCGACCGCGTCCGCACCGGGCCGAGGACTCGCCGTTTCCGGGGCGGCACGTGCCGATGCCGGAGTCCGCGTCCTTCCCCTCGGGGCACACGGCGTCCGCGGTCGCGTTCGCGGCGGCGGTAGGGCCCGCGCTTCCCGTCGCCACGGTGCCGCTGGGCCTGTTGGCCTGCGCGGTGGGCTACTCACGGATCCACACCGGGGTGCACTATCCGGGCGACGTGGTCGCCGGTGCCGTACTGGGCACCGGAGCGGCCGCCGCGGTCCTCGCGGCCGCCGGATGGCAGGGGCGGGGCGGGGGCGGTTTCCGTCTCTCGCGGCCGACCCGCTGAATGACCCTCGACATGAGCCGCGGCGCGGCGTTCGTCAGTTGGCCGCTCTGCGGCGCGACCACGCGGTCCTGGGGCCTCGGCCCGCAGTGCGCGCGCCCGCGGCCTCCGCGACATCCGATGGGCGTGCTGTCTCGCCTGCTTCCGTTGGTGCGGCGTCAGTTGCTGCCGCACGCCGCTGTCGTAGTGATAGGACGCAGGACACGTGTCCTGTTCCGTACTTGTGCCGCACCGGCAGGCCGTCCGGTGCGGCACACGAGCGTCGGCGACCGCGTATATCGGGCTGTGGGTGGGGCAAGCGGGGCCGGCAGCGAGGACCGGTCCGCCTCGTAGGGGCAGCCACAGTCCTCGCCCGCTCAGGTGGTCCAGGCGACCAACAAGAAGACCGCGCAGGCGAAGACGGCCCGCATCAAGCCGGCGACCACCGTCGCCGCGGGCGGCAACAGCGAGACGACCACCGGTTCCGGCGTGCTGGACCTGCACGACGGTACGAGCCGTATGCGGCTGGGCCAGGGCGGGCAGCAGCTCGAACAGCGGATCGTGAACCAGGTTCTGTACCAGAAGCCCCCTGCGGCAAGCGGCCAACTGCCCGAGGGCAAGAGCTGGATGAAGGTGGACCTGCAGCGACTGAATCGCTCGCAGGGCGCCGGTGGCCCCACGATGAGCGACCCGGCGAATTCCTTCGCCTACACCAAGTCCCTGTCCGAGAAGGACGTGCGGAAGGTGGGCGAGGAGACCGTGAACGGCGTGTCCACCACGCACTACCGGGTCGATCTCGACCTGTCGAAGCCGGCCGAGGGCGATTCGGCCCAAGAGCGGAAGCTGCGCGCGCAGTTGGGCGACGACGTGCCCGTCGATCTCTGGATCGACGAGGACGGGCTCACCCGCCGTCAGCAGATCCGGATGATCGTCAAGGACACTGCGCAGACCGGCGGGACCGGCGCCCGGCAGGCGCAGGCGAAGGTCGTCATGGACTTCAGCGGCTTCGCCACCGACGTCGAGGTTGCCGCGCCTCCGGCCGCCGACACCGTCGACATGACCGACAAGGTGTCGGGGCGGAGCGGAACGAGCTCGCAGACGAACTGACCCGCTCGTCAGGCAGGCATACCGCAACTGCGTGACGGTACGCGGTGCCCGGTCCGGCGGCTGGTGGATGTCGATCGGGGTACACGGGTCGGCATGACACACACCGACGACACCACGGCGGCCAGGGCCGCAAGGCAGCTGCGCCGCATCCGGGCCTTCTACGCGGCCGGCGTCGTCCTGTGGACGGCATCGTCAGCCTGGACGATGGGGGATTCTCCCGGCAGCCGGCCCATGTGGACCTCCTTGCTGCTCCTGGCCGTGTTCACGGGGCTGCTGGCCATGGCCTGCCGGTGGCTGCGGCGCCTC
Encoded proteins:
- a CDS encoding DUF4097 family beta strand repeat-containing protein, giving the protein MKAMPTRRLTRLMVVLALLPLAGACSDDDGGESGGPPAAGTFRAAGSGDHVVIATDNGLRLRPADGRGVTVDDRVDEHWSHRGKVWTLDLSCADRTTGDEGCPRMPYVEVPDGVRVTATARNAGVDVAGVAAALDITTVNGDVTVTRSGRADADLRLSTRNGSVRATSVAAERVHAATTNGDVVVGCAAVPSGVSAATVNGSVDVTVPHDSPAYRVTASTDNGRAAVAVPVQRADRNHTMTLTTVNGDVDARRD
- a CDS encoding DUF5133 domain-containing protein; translated protein: MLMAHPALLTDLLERYEALRVLHAEEGSVGARQRLEDVSYTLCIATGTRDIDSALAAARRQLSGARPDDDALMADA
- a CDS encoding diacylglycerol/lipid kinase family protein gives rise to the protein MNEVEPDGSGTAARTLARLALLCLAGVVAAVVAAGQWLLLLLGLVGLCLAGAGIWWAVAHRGVARLCGALLAVAAPVAVLVLYAVSGLWPFAAAALGLWTAALACARSALRRLRTPRGMHSHPVRPPRRPVLIMNPLSGGGKVAEHGLVERAEALGARVILLDVDNDPDPAALARQAVAEGADLLGVAGGDGTQALVAAVAAEHDVPFVVLAAGTRNHFAMDLGLDRDDPASGLKALSHGVEIRVDLGDVAGRPFVNTVSFGTYAEIVQRPEYREAKASTTLDVLPDLLAGEAGAQLTATADDQRLEAPHALLVSNNPYVQAGPMGVGRRSHLDGGRLGVISLRIEGAAQAAEVALRGERASGITSSTSRRVVVEADAETIPVAVDGEALLLPQPVVCTVRPKALRVRVPRNRPGAPYTAPSVDWRRVVRLALKRTPFPAVKNQEQSDA
- a CDS encoding phosphatase PAP2 family protein, producing MLDRPQRQQRTSRELLRDLAALDQALYEAVTVTRTPALDYALRRLSAAADHSKISFTIAGLLALCPGRPRRAAALGVAAIGVASASANMLGKRLVRRPRPHRAEDSPFPGRHVPMPESASFPSGHTASAVAFAAAVGPALPVATVPLGLLACAVGYSRIHTGVHYPGDVVAGAVLGTGAAAAVLAAAGWQGRGGGGFRLSRPTR